The following is a genomic window from Merismopedia glauca CCAP 1448/3.
CAATACTTAAACCCCAAGTGACTCGATTGAGGGTTACTTCTGCACTTTTAGTACTAGTAAACATTTGGGCTTGTCCACCAATACCTCCAACACCATCGCCTTTAGGACTGTGGAGTAACACAACTACGATTAAAATTAGTGCTGATAATGCCCAAATAATTTGAATGATGCTCGTTACGTTCATAGTAGTTA
Proteins encoded in this region:
- the secG gene encoding preprotein translocase subunit SecG → MNVTSIIQIIWALSALILIVVVLLHSPKGDGVGGIGGQAQMFTSTKSAEVTLNRVTWGLSIVFMSLSVVLSAGWLNQAVQSVPAVPK